The Mercurialis annua linkage group LG8, ddMerAnnu1.2, whole genome shotgun sequence genome window below encodes:
- the LOC126661359 gene encoding putative F-box protein At1g67623 gives MANLKFLITKGRKRLNSNRFNNLPSELLTEILAKVASTSAIDLFQAKTSCKDFRLAASDDYVFQNIEIDSFVDKSWKIRQNGASNFLERCNKCGNPESLFRQGMIDYFSNLKIDSGFECLKKAANKGHVVATYVYGIILVCYGGELRKKGLKLLFELKRRSNSRLIVKECREKVRKIFYEMWPNINYIIGYGPAEEDEFKRKLKNCKCKAKLCSWTAVPRKESSVWKPPRDEEFEDDKFSCQACLWDLEAFRFLNFLRTKCFKVPFLL, from the coding sequence ATGGCTAATCTAAAATTTCTGATTACCAAAGGCAGAAAACGTTTAAATTCAAACCGATTTAACAATCTTCCTTCGGAATTATTAACAGAAATTCTTGCAAAAGTAGCCTCTACGTCGGCTATTGATCTATTCCAAGCGAAAACGAGCTGTAAAGACTTTCGTCTAGCAGCGTCGGATGATTACGTCTTTCAAAACATCGAGATTGATTCGTTTGTTGACAAATCATGGAAAATAAGGCAGAATGGTGCGTCCAATTTTTTGGAAAGATGCAATAAATGTGGAAATCCAGAGTCGTTGTTCCGACAAGGTATGATCGATTATTTTAGTAACTTAAAAATTGATTCCGGATTCGAATGCTTAAAAAAGGCGGCTAATAAAGGACATGTAGTTGCTACTTACGTGTACGGTATAATTCTTGTGTGTTATGGCGGCGAGTTACGAAAAAAGGGTTTGAAGTTACTTTTCGAGTTAAAACGAAGATCGAACTCGAGGTTGATTGTGAAAGAATGTAGAGAAAAGGTGAGGAAGATTTTCTATGAAATGTGGCcgaatattaattatataattggaTACGGACCGGCCGAAGAAGATGAATTTAAGAGGAAATTAAAAAACTGTAAATGTAAAGCGAAGTTATGTTCTTGGACCGCCGTGCCTCGCAAGGAATCGTCAGTTTGGAAACCGCCGCGGGACGAAGAATTTGAAGATGATAAATTTTCTTGTCAAGCTTGTTTATGGGATCTTGAAGCATTTaggtttcttaattttttaaggacaaa